One Rosa chinensis cultivar Old Blush chromosome 5, RchiOBHm-V2, whole genome shotgun sequence genomic region harbors:
- the LOC112164920 gene encoding serine/threonine-protein kinase SRPK — protein MADDRDDLSEYSSEDEGTEDYRKGGYHAVQIGDSFKNGRYVVQTKLGWGHFSTVWLAWDTHTSRYVALKIQKSARMYTEAAMDEIKILNQIAEGDPGDNKFVVKLLDHFKHLGPNGQHVCMVFEYLGDNLLTVIKYSDYRGTPLHMVKEIAFHILVGLDYLHHQLSIIHTDLKPENVLLLSMIDPSKDPRKSGVPLVLPTGKDKTATVSGASKDIKKSNGDLTKNQKKKIRKKAKKATQGCGGTETSEDAEADSTIVSPDDSINEVKSNGKAVEVQVNNSVVKDESTTGEEVKDNHQENKDQKRSDPSTRKKLMAAADLKCKLVDFGSACWTYKQFTSDIQTRQYRCPEVILGDKYSTPADMWSFACVCFELATGDVLFDPHSGDKYDKDEDHLALMMELLGKIPKKIALGGRHSRDFFNRSGDLKHIRQLRFWPLNKVLMEKYSFSEQEANDMTNFLVPILDYVPEKRPTAAQCLSHPWINAGPRLLEPSMAGWKWEYFGEKREKDEVEALVVGMEDIAIDDSSKPVKESQPNS, from the exons ATGGCCGACGATCGCGACGACCTCAGCGAATACTCGTCGGAGGACGAGGGCACCGAGGATTACAGGAAAGGAGGCTACCACGCCGTCCAGATTGGGGACTCCTTCAAGAATGGGCGCTACGTGGTTCAGACCAAGCTCGGCTGGGGTCACTTCTCCACCGTCTGGCTCGCCTGGGACACTCACACCTCG CGTTATGTAGCATTGAAGATTCAAAAGAGTGCTCGGATGTACACCGAAGCAGCAATGGATGAGATTAAGATTCTCAATCAGATTGCCGAGGGAGACCCCGGTGACAACAAGTTTGTTGTGAAGCTTTTGGATCATTTTAAGCATTTAGGTCCGAATGGGCAGCATGTCTGTATGGTTTTCGAGTACCTTGGGGATAATCTTTTGACTGTTATTAAGTATAGTGATTACAGAGGGACGCCGTTGCACATGGTTAAAGAGATTGCATTTCATATATTGGTGGGTTTGGATTACTTGCACCATCAGCTTTCGATCATACACACGGATTTGAAGCCTGAGAATGTGTTGCTTTTGTCGATGATTGATCCATCTAAAGATCCGCGGAAGTCAGGTGTTCCTCTTGTCCTTCCAACGGGCAAAGATAAGACTGCGACGGTTTCTGGGGCTTCAAAAGATATTAAGAAGTCAAATGGGGATCTCACCAAGAATCAGAAAAAGAAGATTCGGAAAAAGGCTAAGAAGGCAACTCAGGGTTGTGGAGGGACTGAAACCTCTGAGGATGCTGAGGCAGACTCCACCATAGTCAGTCCAGATGATTCTATTAATGAAGTGAAATCAAATGGGAAAGCTGTGGAAGTACAAGTGAATAATTCTGTGGTTAAAGATGAATCAACTACTGGTGAAGAAGTAAAAGACAATCACCAAGAAAATAAGGATCAGAAAAGATCAGACCCTTCAACAAGGAAGAAGCTGATGGCAGCTGCTGACCTCAAATGCAAATTGGTTGATTTTGGAAGTGCTTGTTGGACATATAAGCAATTCACAAGTGATATTCAGACAAGGCAGTACAGATGCCCAGAAGTTATTCTTGGAGATAAATACTCAACTCCAGCAGATATGTGGTCATTTGCTTGTGTTTGCTTTGAGCTAGCCACTGGTGATGTTCTTTTTGATCCACACAGCGGTGACAAATATGACAAAGATGAG GACCACCTGGCATTGATGATGGAACTTCTTGGAAAAATTCCAAAAAAG ATTGCATTAGGTGGTCGCCATTCCCGAGACTTCTTTAACCGTTCTGGGGATTTGAAACATATCCGGCAATTGCGTTTCTGGCCTCTTAATAAGGTGCTAATGGAGAAGTACAGTTTCAGCGAGCAAGAAGCAAATGACATGACTAACTTTCTTGTGCCCATACTTGATTATGTCCCTGAAAAGAGGCCAACAGCTGCCCAGTGCCTCAGCCATCCATGGATCAATGCAGGTCCTCGGCTTCTTGAGCCTTCCATGGCTGGCTGGAAATGGGAGTATTTCGGAGAAAAGAGGGAGAAAGATGAGGTGGAAGCATTGGTGGTTGGAATGGAGGATATAGCCATTGATGACTCTTCAAAACCTGTTAAAGAATCCCAACCAAATTCTTGA
- the LOC112164921 gene encoding magnesium transporter MRS2-11, chloroplastic isoform X1 gives MITTRAPMALTPCPHLFHLPLHSSSSSSSSHLFFFSQSPSSPPPIALRISDVSAAFSPAKLSSARAKCFKSATEEDRFSEPETVSDDEAGDRDNVKTASTATGGSLNVTTSFTGDSLSLGIREPVYEVEEVKANGTISIRKINRRQLLKSSGLRPRDIRSVDPSLFLTNSMPSLLVREHALLLNLGSLRAIAMKERVLIFDYNRKGGKAFIEALLPRLNPKNMNGGPSMPFELEVLEAALLSRIQRLERRLMDLEPRVQNILAVLPNKLTADILEQLRISKQTLVELGSRAGALRQMLFDLLEDPEEIRRICIMGRNCTLKRGSDDVECSVPLEKQIAEEEEEEIEMLLENYLQRCESCHGQAERLLDSAKEMEDSIAVNLSSRRLEVSRVELLLQVGTFCVALGALVAGIFGMNLRSYLEEHVFAFWLTTAGIIVGAVVGFYLMYSYLKTRKIL, from the exons ATGATCACAACCAGAGCTCCAATGGCTCTCACCCCATGCCCTCACCTCTTCCACCTCCCACTTCActcttcatcctcttcctcttcctctcacctcttcttcttctcccaatCGCCGTCTTCTCCGCCGCCGATTGCCCTGCGAATCAGCGATGTCTCCGCCGCGTTCTCTCCGGCGAAGCTCTCGTCGGCGAGAGCCAAGTGCTTCAAATCCGCGACCGAGGAGGACCGCTTCAGCGAGCCGGAGACCGTCTCCGACGACGAAGCTGGAGATCGCGATAATGTTAAGACCGCGTCGACGGCGACCGGTGGATCGCTGAACGTTACGACGTCGTTCACCGGTGACTCTCTGTCTCTCGGGATTCGCGAGCCGGTCTACGAG GTGGAAGAAGTGAAGGCTAATGGGACGATATCTATTAGAAAAATTAACAGGCGTCAGCTACTGAAGTCAAGTG GTCTTCGTCCACGTGATATCCGAAGTGTTGACCCTTCATTATTTCTGACAAATTCGATGCCTTCTTTGCTG GTCCGCGAGCATGCTCTTCTGTTAAATTTGGGGTCATTACGTGCAATTGCAATGAAAGAGCGTGTCCTTATATTTGACTACAACCG TAAAGGAGGAAAAGCTTTCATAGAAGCACTACTGCCTCGACTGAACCCCAAAAATATGAATGGAGGACCATCTATGCCATTTGAACTTGAG GTTCTTGAAGCAGCATTGCTCTCAAGAATACAGCGCTTGGAACGAAGATTAATGGATTTAGAACCTCGT GTTCAAAATATTCTAGCAGTTTTGCCCAACAAGTTAACTGCTGACATACTGGAGCAACTTCGTATCAGCAAGCAAACCTTG GTTGAATTGGGATCAAGGGCTGGGGCTCTTAGACAAATGTTGTTTGATCTTTTGGAGGACCCCGAAGAAATACGGCGTATATGTATTATGGGAAGAAACTGCACACTCAAGAGGGGAAGTGATGATGTTGAATGCTCTGTTCCTTTAGAGAAGCAGATTGCTGAGG aagaagaggaagaaattgAGATGCTTTTGGAAAATTATCTTCAAAG ATGTGAATCTTGCCATGGCCAGGCTGAAAGGCTTCTTGATTCTGCTAAAGAAATGGAAGATTCTATAGCTGTTAACTTGAG TTCTCGGAGGCTTGAGGTTAGCAGAGTGGAATTGCTCCTTCAGGTTGGGACCTTTTGTGTGGCACTGGGTGCTCTGGTTGCAG GTATATTTGGCATGAACTTGAGATCTTATCTTGAAGAACATGTG TTCGCATTTTGGCTTACAACAGCTGGGATAATTGTTGGTGCTGTTGTGGGATTTTATCTAATGTATTCATATCTCAAGACACGAAAAATATTGTAA
- the LOC112164921 gene encoding magnesium transporter MRS2-11, chloroplastic isoform X2 has product MITTRAPMALTPCPHLFHLPLHSSSSSSSSHLFFFSQSPSSPPPIALRISDVSAAFSPAKLSSARAKCFKSATEEDRFSEPETVSDDEAGDRDNVKTASTATGGSLNVTTSFTGDSLSLGIREPVYEVEEVKANGTISIRKINRRQLLKSSGLRPRDIRSVDPSLFLTNSMPSLLVREHALLLNLGSLRAIAMKERVLIFDYNRKGGKAFIEALLPRLNPKNMNGGPSMPFELEVLEAALLSRIQRLERRLMDLEPRVQNILAVLPNKLTADILEQLRISKQTLVELGSRAGALRQMLFDLLEDPEEIRRICIMGRNCTLKRGSDDVECSVPLEKQIAEEEEEEIEMLLENYLQRCESCHGQAERLLDSAKEMEDSIAVNLSSRRLEVSRVELLLQVGTFCVALGALVAGIFGMNLRSYLEEHVFAFWLTTAGIIVGAVVGFYLMYSYLKTRKIL; this is encoded by the exons ATGATCACAACCAGAGCTCCAATGGCTCTCACCCCATGCCCTCACCTCTTCCACCTCCCACTTCActcttcatcctcttcctcttcctctcacctcttcttcttctcccaatCGCCGTCTTCTCCGCCGCCGATTGCCCTGCGAATCAGCGATGTCTCCGCCGCGTTCTCTCCGGCGAAGCTCTCGTCGGCGAGAGCCAAGTGCTTCAAATCCGCGACCGAGGAGGACCGCTTCAGCGAGCCGGAGACCGTCTCCGACGACGAAGCTGGAGATCGCGATAATGTTAAGACCGCGTCGACGGCGACCGGTGGATCGCTGAACGTTACGACGTCGTTCACCGGTGACTCTCTGTCTCTCGGGATTCGCGAGCCGGTCTACGAG GTGGAAGAAGTGAAGGCTAATGGGACGATATCTATTAGAAAAATTAACAGGCGTCAGCTACTGAAGTCAAGTG GTCTTCGTCCACGTGATATCCGAAGTGTTGACCCTTCATTATTTCTGACAAATTCGATGCCTTCTTTGCTG GTCCGCGAGCATGCTCTTCTGTTAAATTTGGGGTCATTACGTGCAATTGCAATGAAAGAGCGTGTCCTTATATTTGACTACAACCG TAAAGGAGGAAAAGCTTTCATAGAAGCACTACTGCCTCGACTGAACCCCAAAAATATGAATGGAGGACCATCTATGCCATTTGAACTTGAG GTTCTTGAAGCAGCATTGCTCTCAAGAATACAGCGCTTGGAACGAAGATTAATGGATTTAGAACCTCGT GTTCAAAATATTCTAGCAGTTTTGCCCAACAAGTTAACTGCTGACATACTGGAGCAACTTCGTATCAGCAAGCAAACCTTG GTTGAATTGGGATCAAGGGCTGGGGCTCTTAGACAAATGTTGTTTGATCTTTTGGAGGACCCCGAAGAAATACGGCGTATATGTATTATGGGAAGAAACTGCACACTCAAGAGGGGAAGTGATGATGTTGAATGCTCTGTTCCTTTAGAGAAGCAGATTGCTGAGG aagaagaggaagaaattgAGATGCTTTTGGAAAATTATCTTCAAAG ATGTGAATCTTGCCATGGCCAGGCTGAAAGGCTTCTTGATTCTGCTAAAGAAATGGAAGATTCTATAGCTGTTAACTTGAG TTCTCGGAGGCTTGAGGTTAGCAGAGTGGAATTGCTCCTTCAGGTTGGGACCTTTTGTGTGGCACTGGGTGCTCTGGTTGCAG GTATATTTGGCATGAACTTGAGATCTTATCTTGAAGAACATGTG TTCGCATTTTGGCTTACAACAGCTGGGATAATTGTTGGTGCTGTTGTGGGATTTTATCTAATGTATTCATATCTCAAGACACGAAAAATATT GTAA